From a single Streptomyces misionensis genomic region:
- a CDS encoding GlxA family transcriptional regulator — protein MAASETFRAHRVAVLALDGLLPFELGIPHRFFGRARDERGRPLYEVFTCSVRPPGEVETDADFSIHAPYGPEALARADTVIFPASYELGPLYEEGRLTGELAAALAQIRPGTRLASICTGVYVLAAAGRLDGRPATTHWADADRFQRMFPRVKVDADVLFVDDGDVLTSAGVAAGIDLCLHMIRRDFGTAVANDVARRTVVPPYRDGGQAQYIERPLPEPQLATTAAARAWALRRLHEPIQLRDLAGQQAMSVRTFTRRFREEVGISPGQWLTRQRVERARQLLESTDLSMDQVAQESGFGTAQSMRQHLQQALGVTPTAYRRTFRTLATR, from the coding sequence ATGGCCGCATCCGAGACGTTCCGCGCGCACCGGGTCGCCGTCCTCGCCCTGGACGGCCTGCTCCCCTTCGAACTGGGCATCCCGCACCGCTTCTTCGGCCGCGCCCGGGACGAGCGGGGCCGGCCCCTGTACGAGGTCTTCACCTGCTCGGTGCGGCCGCCGGGCGAGGTGGAGACGGACGCCGACTTCAGCATCCACGCGCCGTACGGCCCGGAGGCGCTGGCCCGCGCCGACACGGTGATCTTCCCCGCGTCGTACGAACTCGGCCCGCTCTACGAGGAGGGCCGGCTGACCGGGGAACTGGCCGCCGCGCTCGCCCAGATCCGGCCCGGCACCCGGCTCGCCTCCATCTGCACGGGCGTGTACGTCCTCGCCGCCGCCGGCCGCCTCGACGGCCGCCCGGCGACCACCCACTGGGCCGACGCCGACCGCTTCCAGCGGATGTTCCCGCGGGTCAAGGTGGACGCGGACGTGCTGTTCGTCGACGACGGGGACGTGCTGACCTCGGCCGGGGTGGCCGCCGGGATCGACCTGTGCCTGCACATGATCCGCCGCGACTTCGGCACCGCGGTCGCCAACGACGTGGCCCGGCGCACGGTCGTCCCCCCGTACCGCGACGGCGGCCAGGCCCAGTACATAGAGCGCCCGCTGCCCGAGCCGCAGCTCGCCACCACGGCCGCCGCGCGCGCCTGGGCGCTGCGCCGGCTGCACGAGCCGATCCAGCTGCGCGACCTGGCCGGGCAGCAGGCCATGTCGGTGCGCACCTTCACCCGTCGTTTCCGCGAGGAGGTCGGGATCAGCCCGGGGCAGTGGCTCACCCGCCAACGGGTCGAGCGGGCACGGCAGTTGCTGGAGTCCACCGACCTGTCCATGGACCAGGTGGCGCAGGAGTCGGGCTTCGGTACGGCCCAGTCGATGCGGCAGCACCTCCAGCAGGCGCTCGGGGTCACGCCGACGGCCTACCGGCGGACGTTCCGGACGCTCGCGACCCGGTAG
- a CDS encoding ATP-binding protein, translating to MQLEIRPDPAEVGRARKWARSRLDGLGIAADEPLAETLVLLVSELVTNAVVHTGRPAVLRLSLPGARTVAAPSPTVRVEVTDTCSRAPVPRCVGQDATGGRGLALVDCLADRWGWSREGAGKSIWCEVDRCGQSDGSAAVAYGGGPTGYEDFAFEAV from the coding sequence GTGCAGCTGGAGATCCGGCCCGACCCCGCGGAAGTGGGGCGCGCCAGGAAGTGGGCCCGGTCGCGGCTCGACGGGCTGGGCATAGCGGCCGACGAGCCGCTGGCCGAGACCCTCGTCCTGCTCGTGTCCGAGCTGGTCACCAACGCCGTGGTGCACACCGGCCGTCCGGCGGTGCTGCGGCTGTCGCTGCCGGGCGCGCGCACCGTCGCCGCCCCCTCGCCGACCGTGCGGGTGGAGGTCACCGACACGTGCTCGCGCGCCCCCGTGCCGCGCTGCGTCGGCCAGGACGCCACCGGTGGCCGGGGCCTCGCCCTCGTGGACTGCCTCGCCGACCGCTGGGGCTGGAGCCGTGAGGGCGCCGGCAAGAGCATCTGGTGCGAGGTGGACCGCTGCGGGCAGAGCGACGGGAGCGCCGCGGTGGCGTACGGCGGCGGGCCGACCGGCTACGAGGACTTCGCCTTCGAAGCGGTGTGA
- a CDS encoding MDMPI N domain containing protein, which produces MPRTAVEDGGCAPTGRPGPGEVPPPDLPHDVLKSLLGAWALAACSTAETAAVEHHLGDCGGCADEARRLREAVGLLHQPETLDLDPALRTRVLRSCLDRRPPRIPVPEWAAPYDAETARLDALLQDFGDAEWHAPVRLRWFEDDTQAGRRTTVAGVIAHLLSVDGLIAAALGLEDPLADLASPAGPAARTEAFWRAAPCPPTRAVREPWREQSHGLVRTVSFTGGSAGGLTVSYGDFELPLHDAMLERAFGCWVHAEDIAVAVDYPYRPPAPRHLHKMIDLAARLLPGALAERRRAGLSAPPGGARHLVPAGAPGRSLRLEIEGAAGGEWLIPLDSPAAAGSADHEVAHVALDGVEFCHLAAGHLSPEEAAAGQLGDREAIRDVLFATASLSRM; this is translated from the coding sequence ATGCCCCGCACCGCCGTCGAGGACGGCGGGTGCGCGCCCACCGGACGCCCCGGCCCCGGCGAGGTGCCGCCGCCGGACCTGCCGCACGACGTGCTGAAGTCGCTGCTCGGCGCGTGGGCGCTGGCCGCCTGCTCGACGGCGGAGACCGCGGCCGTGGAGCACCACCTGGGCGACTGCGGCGGCTGCGCCGACGAGGCCCGCCGGCTGCGCGAGGCCGTCGGTCTGCTGCACCAGCCCGAGACCCTCGACCTGGACCCGGCGCTGCGCACCCGCGTCCTGCGCTCCTGCCTGGACCGCCGCCCGCCGCGCATCCCGGTGCCGGAGTGGGCGGCGCCGTACGACGCGGAGACCGCCCGCCTGGACGCGCTGCTCCAGGACTTCGGGGACGCGGAGTGGCACGCTCCGGTGCGGCTGCGCTGGTTCGAGGACGACACCCAGGCGGGCCGTCGTACGACCGTCGCCGGGGTGATCGCGCACCTGCTGTCGGTGGACGGACTGATCGCGGCGGCGCTCGGCCTGGAGGACCCGCTGGCGGACCTCGCGAGCCCGGCGGGCCCGGCCGCGCGCACGGAGGCGTTCTGGCGCGCCGCCCCCTGCCCGCCGACCCGCGCGGTGCGGGAGCCCTGGCGGGAGCAGAGCCACGGCCTCGTGCGGACGGTCTCCTTCACCGGCGGCAGCGCGGGCGGACTCACCGTGTCCTACGGCGACTTCGAACTCCCGTTGCACGACGCGATGCTGGAGCGCGCCTTCGGCTGCTGGGTGCACGCGGAGGACATCGCGGTCGCGGTGGACTACCCGTACCGGCCCCCGGCCCCGCGCCATCTGCACAAGATGATCGACCTGGCCGCCCGCCTGCTGCCGGGCGCCCTCGCCGAACGCCGCCGGGCCGGCCTGTCCGCCCCGCCCGGCGGCGCCCGCCACCTGGTCCCCGCCGGCGCCCCGGGCCGCAGCCTGCGCCTGGAGATCGAGGGTGCCGCGGGCGGCGAGTGGCTGATCCCCCTCGACTCCCCGGCCGCGGCGGGCTCCGCCGACCACGAGGTCGCCCATGTCGCCCTGGACGGCGTCGAGTTCTGCCACCTGGCCGCCGGCCACCTCTCTCCCGAGGAAGCCGCCGCCGGCCAGCTGGGCGACCGCGAGGCGATCAGGGACGTGCTCTTCGCGACGGCGTCGCTGAGCCGGATGTGA
- a CDS encoding sigma-70 family RNA polymerase sigma factor: MATKDAPPRWDRKMQQRLARGEAAALGEVYDRFASLVHSLAHRVLGDDKAADGVTREVFAHIWEHPETYDPRQSPLRTWIADVTHRLAVQRLRDREEGRRQEADRDPGEPPAHEELEHKVRHASVAARADYIVHSMPLPLRRALELAYFQRRDYRQTAADLGVTEDEARRRLRLGLQLLATAHDTGTPPGHGGAV, from the coding sequence ATGGCCACGAAGGACGCACCACCGCGCTGGGACCGGAAGATGCAGCAGCGGCTCGCCCGGGGCGAGGCGGCCGCGCTGGGCGAGGTCTACGACCGGTTCGCCTCCCTGGTGCACAGCCTGGCCCACCGCGTCCTCGGCGACGACAAGGCCGCCGACGGCGTCACCCGCGAGGTCTTCGCGCACATCTGGGAGCACCCCGAGACCTACGACCCCCGGCAGAGCCCGCTGCGCACCTGGATCGCGGACGTCACCCACCGGCTCGCCGTCCAGCGGCTGCGGGACCGCGAGGAGGGACGCCGGCAGGAGGCCGACCGGGACCCCGGCGAGCCGCCGGCGCACGAGGAGCTGGAACACAAGGTGCGCCACGCCTCCGTGGCCGCCCGCGCCGACTACATCGTCCACTCCATGCCCCTGCCGCTGCGCCGCGCCCTCGAACTGGCCTACTTCCAGCGCCGCGACTACCGCCAGACGGCGGCCGACCTCGGCGTCACCGAGGACGAGGCCCGCCGCCGGCTCCGCCTCGGCCTCCAGCTCCTCGCCACGGCCCACGACACGGGCACCCCTCCGGGCCACGGCGGTGCGGTGTGA
- a CDS encoding STAS domain-containing protein: MAFNVTGVEAGEWAVLHVRGELDLMTSPVLRQRVHDVVADGHHSLVVDLSDVFFCDSSGVGVLVAARRLIRSCQGRLRLILPDRGAEDGSHVNRVLGALGVRRLFDVHPDLDSATTEEAGPLSA; the protein is encoded by the coding sequence GTGGCATTCAATGTGACCGGCGTCGAAGCAGGCGAATGGGCCGTGCTCCACGTGCGCGGCGAGCTGGACCTCATGACGTCGCCGGTGCTGCGCCAACGGGTGCACGACGTGGTGGCCGACGGCCACCACAGCCTCGTCGTGGACCTCTCCGACGTCTTCTTCTGCGACTCCAGCGGGGTCGGCGTGCTGGTCGCCGCCCGCCGGCTGATCCGCTCCTGTCAGGGCCGGCTGCGGCTGATCCTGCCCGACCGGGGCGCCGAAGACGGCTCGCACGTCAACCGCGTCCTCGGCGCGCTCGGCGTGCGCCGCCTCTTCGACGTCCACCCGGACCTCGACTCCGCCACGACGGAGGAGGCGGGGCCCCTTTCCGCGTGA
- a CDS encoding EF-hand domain-containing protein, whose protein sequence is MVSTEYERRIAARFATFDQDGNGFIAREDFNAVAKALLAEFAVPARSVKGQALYAGAEAFWQGMAGIADRDGDQRITRQEFVSGAVKRLRDNPERFAEIARPFLHAALAVADADGDGRVTVAEAVRVLRVCQVPEEIAGPVAAALDADGDGGIGERDVVPAFARYFTIAEQ, encoded by the coding sequence ATGGTCAGCACCGAGTACGAGCGCCGGATCGCAGCCCGGTTCGCCACCTTCGACCAGGACGGCAACGGCTTCATCGCCCGCGAGGACTTCAACGCGGTGGCCAAGGCGCTGCTGGCCGAGTTCGCCGTGCCCGCCCGCTCCGTGAAGGGTCAGGCGCTGTACGCCGGCGCCGAGGCGTTCTGGCAGGGCATGGCCGGGATCGCGGACCGTGACGGCGACCAGCGCATCACCCGGCAGGAGTTCGTCAGCGGCGCGGTCAAGCGGCTGCGCGACAACCCCGAGCGGTTCGCCGAGATCGCCCGTCCCTTCCTGCACGCGGCCCTGGCCGTCGCGGACGCCGACGGGGACGGCCGGGTCACGGTCGCGGAGGCCGTGCGCGTGCTGCGGGTGTGCCAGGTGCCGGAGGAGATCGCCGGTCCCGTCGCCGCCGCGCTGGACGCGGACGGGGACGGGGGGATCGGCGAGCGGGACGTCGTACCCGCGTTCGCGCGCTACTTCACCATCGCCGAGCAGTGA
- the purU gene encoding formyltetrahydrofolate deformylase — protein sequence MNEQPAPVAPADQYVLTLSCPDKQGIVHAVSSYLFMTGCNIEDSQQFGDHDTGLFFMRVHFTAEAPVTVDKLRASFAAVGDSFHMDWQIHRADAKMRVLLMVSKFGHCLNDLLFRARSGALPVEIVGVVSNHTEFEELVGSYNIPFHHIPVTKDTKAEGETKLLDIVRDERVELVVLARYMQVLSDDLCKRLSGRIINIHHSFLPSFKGAKPYHQAHARGVKLIGATAHYVTADLDEGPIIEQEVERVRHDVTPDQLVAIGRDVECQALARAVKWHAERRILLNGRRTVVFA from the coding sequence ATGAATGAGCAGCCCGCGCCCGTCGCCCCGGCCGACCAGTACGTCCTCACCCTGTCCTGCCCGGACAAGCAGGGCATCGTGCACGCGGTGTCCAGCTATCTGTTCATGACCGGTTGCAACATCGAGGACAGCCAGCAGTTCGGGGACCACGACACGGGCCTGTTCTTCATGCGCGTCCACTTCACGGCCGAGGCGCCGGTCACCGTGGACAAGCTGCGCGCGAGCTTCGCCGCGGTCGGCGACTCCTTCCACATGGACTGGCAGATCCACCGGGCCGACGCGAAGATGCGCGTGCTGCTGATGGTGAGCAAGTTCGGGCACTGCCTGAACGACCTGCTGTTCCGGGCGCGCAGCGGCGCGCTGCCGGTGGAGATCGTCGGCGTGGTCTCCAACCACACCGAGTTCGAGGAGCTGGTCGGCTCCTACAACATCCCCTTCCACCACATTCCGGTCACCAAGGACACCAAGGCCGAGGGCGAGACGAAGCTGCTCGACATCGTCCGCGACGAGCGGGTCGAGCTGGTGGTCCTCGCCCGGTACATGCAGGTCCTCTCGGACGACCTGTGCAAGCGGCTCAGCGGCCGGATCATCAACATCCACCACTCCTTCCTGCCGAGCTTCAAGGGCGCCAAGCCGTACCACCAGGCGCACGCCCGCGGCGTCAAGCTGATCGGTGCCACCGCGCACTACGTGACGGCGGACCTCGACGAGGGGCCGATCATCGAGCAGGAGGTCGAGCGCGTCCGCCACGACGTCACCCCGGACCAGCTGGTGGCCATCGGCCGGGACGTGGAGTGCCAGGCGCTGGCCCGCGCGGTGAAGTGGCACGCGGAGCGCAGGATCCTGCTGAACGGGCGGCGCACGGTCGTCTTCGCCTGA
- a CDS encoding SCO4402 family protein: MTVQGSENSSRRGRRSSTMGGMPLNDMPWWRWRTHVRSALHMLSDPVFQRDVWLAGVDGYGDVTDAVYRLVEDTWLDNWSAEKYVGTIFRDSQEAALVDTAVLRVLRIMHQVGPDAPVAAYLDHQGWPEAVRAARDAHIRLAASDGEDPDAPPKSLEVLRIMTRSA, from the coding sequence GTGACCGTGCAAGGTTCGGAGAACTCTTCCCGTCGCGGCCGTCGCTCCTCCACCATGGGCGGCATGCCCCTGAACGACATGCCGTGGTGGCGCTGGCGCACACATGTGCGTTCCGCACTGCACATGCTCTCCGACCCCGTCTTCCAGCGGGACGTCTGGCTGGCCGGCGTGGACGGCTACGGCGACGTCACCGACGCCGTGTACCGGCTGGTGGAGGACACCTGGCTGGACAACTGGTCCGCGGAGAAGTACGTCGGCACCATCTTCCGGGACTCGCAGGAGGCGGCGCTCGTCGACACCGCCGTGCTGCGGGTGCTGCGGATCATGCACCAGGTCGGCCCGGACGCCCCGGTCGCCGCCTACCTCGACCACCAGGGCTGGCCGGAGGCGGTGCGCGCGGCGCGGGACGCCCACATACGGCTCGCGGCGAGCGACGGCGAGGATCCGGACGCTCCGCCGAAGAGCCTCGAAGTGCTGCGGATCATGACCAGGTCCGCTTAG
- a CDS encoding ABC transporter substrate-binding protein, with the protein MTGRPRTTSTSPSPTTPSSRPGRAAALSLGAMALCASLTAGCGVLPSVTGDAGDTVKVMTWAPQDTGATNKPGMPAMALAYARWINSHGGLNGRKLEVLTCNDHNDSVAAAKCARRAAAENVVAVVGSYSQFGDSFLAPLESAGIPYIGGYGVTDDEFTGPMSYPVNGGQPALLAGLGRALGTSCGRVALVRPDSIAGDQLPAMLDSGLKAAGHPEAGDQLVAEDLTGYDDQSGRALRFASGDTPRKGCVVPALGDRTDTFMDSFRRVREDFPAVRLGTVLGSVDQTMINSTGGASGPYEGAYVTGWYPPASDPRWKPMKRVISEEAFDDNRIDPGDAGVQTTWIAYTVFKAVLDKIGGGEVSADSVRKTLDGGLRVSTGGLTPTLNWPYEGKLASVGFPRMVNADVTLQVVRGGELVAAGKSVGGIDGTTDMTGTLENADVR; encoded by the coding sequence ATGACCGGCAGGCCCCGCACCACCAGCACGTCCCCCTCCCCCACCACCCCGTCCTCCCGCCCCGGCAGGGCCGCCGCCCTGTCCCTGGGCGCGATGGCCCTGTGCGCGTCGCTCACCGCCGGCTGCGGGGTGCTGCCCTCGGTCACGGGCGACGCCGGGGACACCGTCAAGGTCATGACCTGGGCACCGCAGGACACCGGCGCCACCAACAAGCCGGGCATGCCCGCGATGGCCCTCGCCTACGCCAGGTGGATCAACTCCCACGGCGGCCTGAACGGCCGCAAGCTGGAGGTCCTGACCTGCAACGACCACAACGACAGCGTGGCCGCCGCCAAGTGCGCCCGGCGCGCGGCGGCCGAGAACGTGGTCGCGGTCGTCGGCTCCTACAGCCAGTTCGGCGACTCCTTCCTCGCCCCGCTGGAGAGCGCCGGCATCCCCTACATCGGCGGCTACGGCGTCACCGACGACGAGTTCACCGGCCCGATGTCGTACCCGGTCAACGGCGGGCAGCCCGCCCTGCTCGCCGGTCTCGGCCGGGCGCTCGGCACGAGCTGCGGCCGGGTCGCCCTGGTCCGGCCGGACAGCATCGCCGGCGACCAGCTGCCCGCCATGCTCGACTCGGGGCTGAAGGCGGCCGGCCATCCCGAGGCGGGCGACCAGCTGGTCGCCGAGGACCTCACCGGGTACGACGACCAGTCCGGCCGGGCGCTGCGGTTCGCGAGCGGCGACACGCCGCGCAAGGGCTGTGTGGTGCCCGCGCTCGGGGACCGCACGGACACCTTCATGGACTCCTTCCGCCGGGTCCGCGAGGACTTCCCGGCGGTGCGCCTGGGCACCGTGCTGGGCAGCGTCGACCAGACGATGATCAACTCCACCGGCGGGGCGTCGGGGCCGTACGAGGGGGCGTACGTCACCGGCTGGTACCCGCCTGCCTCCGACCCGCGCTGGAAGCCGATGAAGCGGGTGATCAGCGAGGAGGCCTTCGACGACAACCGCATCGATCCCGGGGACGCCGGGGTGCAGACCACCTGGATCGCCTACACCGTGTTCAAGGCCGTCCTGGACAAGATCGGCGGCGGCGAGGTGAGCGCCGACTCCGTGCGCAAGACCCTGGACGGCGGTCTGCGGGTCTCCACCGGGGGGCTCACCCCCACCCTGAACTGGCCCTACGAGGGCAAGCTGGCCTCGGTCGGCTTCCCGCGGATGGTCAACGCCGACGTCACCCTCCAGGTGGTGCGCGGCGGCGAGCTGGTCGCGGCCGGCAAGAGCGTCGGCGGGATCGACGGCACCACGGACATGACCGGCACCCTGGAGAACGCGGACGTGCGCTGA
- a CDS encoding transcriptional regulator: MAARPLVARQPNERLQALIQEAGCSNAGLARRVNMCGAEHGLDLRYDKTSVARWLRGQQPRGRAPAIIAEALGRKLGRTVTIDEIGMANGKNLASGVGLQFSPTVLGAIEQVCELWRSDVGRRDFLSGSSVAASALVEPSRDWLISAPDAQVARQAGPRVGQADVAAVRSMTQALTDLDHQFGSGHVRPVLVHYLNSVVSGLLAGSYRESTGRELFAAVARLTELAGYMAVDTGQPGLAQRYYIQSLRLAQAAGDRGYGGYVLAASMSHLAAQLGNPREIAQLARAAQEGARGQVTPRVEAMFHAAEARGHALLGDARAADAATGRAIASMERCDAGSGDDPVWIRHFDEAYLADELAHCHRDLGQAEQAARCAEQSLAGHPESRARRRAIGYVLLATAQVQQREVEQACATGMKAVELLETLRSNRGAEYLDDLQQRLEPFRDEAVVREFGARLELQQAA, encoded by the coding sequence ATGGCCGCAAGGCCTCTCGTGGCGAGGCAGCCGAACGAACGGTTGCAGGCACTCATCCAGGAAGCGGGGTGCTCCAACGCCGGGCTGGCCCGGCGGGTCAACATGTGCGGCGCCGAGCACGGCCTCGACCTGCGCTACGACAAGACGTCCGTCGCCCGCTGGCTGCGCGGCCAGCAGCCCCGGGGCCGCGCCCCGGCGATCATCGCGGAGGCACTCGGCCGCAAGCTCGGCCGCACGGTCACGATCGACGAGATCGGCATGGCCAACGGCAAGAACCTCGCCTCGGGGGTCGGCCTCCAGTTCTCGCCGACGGTGCTGGGCGCCATCGAGCAGGTCTGCGAGCTGTGGCGCAGCGACGTGGGACGCCGGGACTTCCTCTCCGGGTCCTCCGTCGCCGCCTCCGCGTTGGTCGAGCCCAGCCGCGACTGGCTGATCTCCGCGCCGGACGCCCAGGTGGCCCGGCAGGCGGGCCCGCGCGTGGGCCAGGCCGACGTGGCCGCCGTGCGGTCCATGACACAGGCGCTGACCGACCTGGACCACCAGTTCGGCAGCGGACATGTGCGCCCGGTCCTGGTGCACTACCTCAACAGCGTGGTCTCCGGACTGCTCGCCGGCTCCTACCGGGAGTCGACCGGACGCGAACTCTTCGCCGCCGTCGCCCGGTTGACCGAGCTGGCCGGATACATGGCCGTGGACACCGGTCAACCCGGCCTGGCCCAGCGGTACTACATCCAGTCGCTGCGGCTCGCGCAGGCCGCCGGGGACCGCGGGTACGGCGGTTACGTGCTCGCCGCGTCCATGAGCCACCTCGCCGCGCAGCTCGGCAACCCGCGGGAGATCGCCCAGTTGGCGCGGGCCGCGCAGGAGGGGGCGCGCGGGCAGGTGACGCCGCGCGTGGAGGCGATGTTCCACGCGGCCGAGGCCCGCGGGCACGCCCTGCTCGGTGACGCGCGCGCCGCGGACGCCGCCACCGGGCGGGCCATCGCGTCGATGGAGCGGTGCGACGCCGGCTCCGGGGACGACCCGGTGTGGATCCGGCACTTCGACGAGGCCTACCTGGCCGACGAGTTGGCGCACTGCCACCGCGATCTCGGGCAGGCCGAGCAGGCCGCGCGCTGTGCCGAGCAGTCGCTGGCCGGACACCCCGAGTCCCGGGCCCGCAGGCGCGCGATCGGCTATGTGCTGCTCGCCACCGCCCAGGTGCAGCAGCGGGAGGTCGAACAGGCCTGCGCCACCGGCATGAAGGCGGTGGAACTGCTGGAGACGCTGCGCTCCAACCGGGGCGCGGAGTACCTGGACGACCTCCAGCAGCGGCTCGAACCCTTCCGGGACGAGGCGGTGGTGAGGGAGTTCGGGGCGCGCCTCGAACTCCAGCAGGCCGCGTGA
- a CDS encoding bifunctional DNA primase/polymerase, which yields MEETIAAAEDSQIAGQIPQQRGESPQEAAVRYAEERHWDVFPGTWLEPVAGMPRCSCGDASCPAPGAHPARPDWATQATGSATVVRRLWQKQPTASVLLPTGRTFDALSVPESAGFLALARMERMALTLGPVALSPDRRMQFFVLPGGSLKVPELVRKLGWAPASLDLVTLGEGAYLAAPPTRVGARGAVQWARRPTPANRWLPDAEELISALAYACGRDR from the coding sequence GTGGAAGAGACGATCGCGGCCGCCGAAGACAGTCAGATTGCCGGGCAGATTCCGCAGCAGCGCGGGGAATCACCGCAGGAAGCCGCCGTGCGGTACGCGGAGGAGCGGCACTGGGACGTGTTCCCGGGCACCTGGCTGGAGCCCGTCGCCGGCATGCCGCGGTGCTCGTGCGGCGACGCCTCCTGCCCTGCGCCGGGTGCGCACCCCGCGCGCCCCGACTGGGCGACCCAGGCGACCGGCAGCGCGACCGTCGTGCGCCGGCTGTGGCAGAAGCAGCCGACGGCCTCCGTGCTGCTGCCGACGGGCCGCACCTTCGACGCGCTGTCCGTGCCGGAGAGCGCGGGCTTCCTGGCGCTGGCCCGGATGGAGCGGATGGCGCTCACGCTGGGTCCGGTCGCCCTCTCCCCCGACCGGCGGATGCAGTTCTTCGTACTGCCGGGCGGCTCGCTGAAGGTGCCGGAACTGGTGCGCAAGCTGGGGTGGGCGCCGGCGTCGCTGGACCTGGTGACGCTGGGCGAGGGAGCGTACCTGGCCGCGCCGCCGACGCGGGTCGGGGCGCGAGGCGCGGTGCAGTGGGCGCGGCGGCCGACCCCGGCCAACCGGTGGCTGCCGGACGCGGAGGAGCTGATCTCGGCGCTGGCGTACGCCTGCGGCCGGGACCGCTGA